The following coding sequences are from one Panicum hallii strain FIL2 chromosome 5, PHallii_v3.1, whole genome shotgun sequence window:
- the LOC112892936 gene encoding B3 domain-containing protein Os01g0905400-like — protein MQDVPPPFARTILDLAGSNIYLEDAFGLRWRVRLCLRDGVMSFGHGWKNFVLDHAVSCGEFLVFRQIARSVFTVQMFAPSAVERLFLCEANKRQSRKRKPRQKTSCPSSQTVKISRNCKKKQRTGHHNDQMPDHVCFDDSDVPKSASELKYSETSGGVPEVGVAEPQEDSEAPTGHDCKAQVVLDGEAEIADDCRVFEEKESECNARIIQHLVSDATEIEHGDGLNLPTNTDAIGPLALMDLNEVNIDDIFLSADIYEFETDMCNPEAFSVDLNKEGPITTAKNSGFSCLEDTQQNHFSSIGDDQRFVMPETQSCTENKQMTDALVTGTGYACVAVHDIDISTLPANEPSSFAKENSSPPADPEVHSSECVLSGCNKDNDLLSCKDSQAEHKEVKHDKQQDGQGNEQDSTGQNTAEVISSSTKLHEHPHVCQNLHQTENNSDGIRSGTSESGGVLALAASSSKFCIAVPAPDQTWLELPTRLPVIPRTKKQGRKVVILKDPCMRLWPVLYQCTPRFSGFITGWVDICRENNLQEGDTCEFELGGNSELSFQVRVPNLQ, from the exons ATGCAGGATGTACCACCCCCATTTGCCAGGACAATCTTGGACCTGGCAGGCTCCAACATTTATCTCGAAGACGCATTCGGCCTCCGGTGGCGCGTGCGGCTGTGCTTGCGCGACGGCGTCATGTCGTTCGGGCATGGATGGAAGAACTTCGTGCTGGACCATGCCGTCAGCTGCGGCGAGTTCCTGGTGTTCAGGCAGATTGCCAGGTCGGTCTTCACTGTGCAGATGTTTGCCCCATCAGCTGTTGAAAGGCTGTTTCTCTGCGAGGCGAACAAAAGGCAGAGCCGGAAGAGGAAGCCCAGGCAGAAAACTAGCTGTCCGAGTAGTCAAACCGTGAAGATAAGCAGGAACTGCAAGAAGAAACAACGTACCGGTCACCACAATGATCAGATGCCAGATCATGTTTGCTTTGACGATTCTGATGTTCCCAAATCTGCATCTGAACTAAAATATTCAGAAACATCAGGGGGAGTGCCAGAGGTAGGAGTCGCAGAACCACAAGAAGATTCTGAGGCACCTACAGGACATGACTGTAAAGCTCAGGTGGTGTTAGATGGAGAGGCAGAAATAGCAGACGACTGCAGAGTCTTTGAAGAAAAAGAAAGCGAATGCAATGCTAGAATTATACAGCACCTGGTTTCTGATGCTACCGAAATTGAACATGGCGACGGCTTGAATTTGCCGACAAACACTGATGCTATTGGACCTCTTGCTCTGATGGATCTTAATGAAGTGAATATAGATGATATATTTTTGTCAGCTGATATATATGAATTTGAAACTGATATGTGTAATCCAGAAGCATTTTCTGTTGATCTGAATAAGGAAGGGCCTATTACTACTGCCAAAAATTCAGGTTTCAGTTGCCTTGAGGATACCCAACAAAATCACTTTTCTTCTATTGGAGATGATCAGCGTTTTGTGATGCCAGAGACACAATCATGTACAGAAAATAAACAGATGACTGATGCACTAGTAACAGGAACAGGATATGCTTGTGTTGCAGTGCATGACATAGATATCAGCACGTTGCCTGCTAATGAGCCGTCATCATTTGCAAAGGAGAACTCTTCTCCTCCAGCTGATCCTGAAGTGCATTCCAGTGAATGCGTATTAAGTGGTTGCAACAAAGACAATGATTTGCTCTCTTGCAAGGACAGCCAAGCTGAACACAAAGAAG TGAAGCATGATAAACAGCAAGATGGTCAAGGTAATGAGCAGGATAGCACAGGGCAGAATACTGCTGAAGTCATATCAAGTAGCACAAAGCTTCATGAACATCCTCATGTCTGTCAAAATCTTCATCAAACTG AAAATAACTCCGATGGCATCCGCAGTGGAACCTCCGAATCAGGTGGTGTTCTTGCACTTGCAGCAAGCAGCAGCAAGTTTTGCATTGCTGTGCCTGCACCTGATCAAACATGGCTT GAGCTTCCCACTCGACTACCGGTTATACCAAGAACCAAGAAACAGGGAAGGAAGGTTGTGATACTCAAGGACCCATGCATGAGACTCTGGCCCGTGCTGTACCAATGCACCCCAAGGTTCAGTGGCTTCATCACTGGATGGGTTGACATCTGCAGGGAGAACAACCTTCAGGAAGGAGACACCTGCGAGTTCGAGCTCGGCGGCAACTCTGAACTGTCATTCCAAGTGCGCGTGCCCAATTTGCAGTAG
- the LOC112892932 gene encoding exocyst complex component EXO70A1-like — protein sequence MGAAVGKPAFGVTVAPRTHAEERLAVAEHALLQWTRSPGADSGVWDADASYTNRGLLAAVDDVLLLAEEDPFPLPGASSARRRLDSAVGAAALRMVEEFLRVRVWDASPLRVAVDGLTLASSGMSLLVFPSAGDRTSEASSGGEVDASYGTRSRASSGVPDEVAALLEGEVWDELDLVRPAGVSVLHEIALRMVRAGCTKELFRAFANAPCDVLDRFLSILRVECSQRTTEAVIKRWTTVTKIIGKAIVAMRRQLYEQSPGAFDSFRDEYLLAIAENRILILLEFANGFTSITSHEKLVYMLGMYEALSDAAPSLLLLFNGARKELVAERTQDILTKLADAMKLMVSGVVAKVQGDCPRTPSAAGGVHPLAREAMSCVELLARHRTTLELILADGGERDAPAGSLAAGLVAELIAGLERNLQRKLAVACADAGGSRHLFLANNISFILSRAADAGGVASLLGDAWAARRRGRLAQHVASYVESSWGPAVALLETPVCGRGKPAKILAEFNAAFTRARDSEVCRQVPDPTLRAALRNAVSEMVVPAYCAFLQKHPKVGTSVRYTADDVTESLSELFEGEAADGRKS from the exons ATGGGCGCCGCCGTCGGGAAGCCGGCGTTCGGCGTCACGGTCGCGCCGAGGACGCACGCGGAGGAACGGCTCGCCGTCGCGGAGCACGCCCTGCTCCAGTGGACCCGCTCCCCCGGCGCCGACTCCGGCGTCTGGGACGCGGACGCGAGCTACACCAACAGGGGCCTCCTCGCCGCGGTCGACGACGTGCTGCTCCTGGCGGAGGAGGACCCATTCCCGCTCCCCGGGGCCtcgtccgcgcgccgccgcctggacAGCGCCGTCGGCGCCGCCGCGTTGCGCATGGTGGAGGAGTTCCTGCGCGTCAGGGTCTGGGACGCCTCCCCGCTGCGAGTCGCCGTCGACGGGCTCACGCTGGCGTCCAGCGGCATGTCGCTGCTGGTCTTCCCCAGCGCCGGCGACAGGACCAGCGAGGCGAGCTCCGGCGGGGAGGTCGACGCGTCCTACGGGACCCGGTCGAGGGCCAGCTCCGGCGTGCCTGACGAGGTCGCGGCCCTGTTGGAAGGCGAGGTCTGGGATGAGCTCGATCTCGTCCGCCCTGCGGGCGTGTCCGTCCTCCACGAGATCGCCCTTCGGATGGTCCGCGCTGGCTGCACCAAGGAGCTCTTCCGGGCGTTCGCGAACGCTCCCTGCGATGTGCTAGACAG GTTCTTGTCAATTCTTCGGGTGGAGTGCTCGCAGCGGACGACGGAGGCCGTGATCAAGCGGTGGACGACGGTGACGAAGATCATCGGGAAGGCCATAGTCGCCATGCGGAGGCAGCTGTACGAGCAGAGTCCAGGCGCCTTCGACAGTTTCAGGGATGAATACTTGCTGGCCATCGCAGAGAACCGCATCCTGATCCTGCTCGAGTTCGCCAACGGGTTCACCTCCATCACATCGCACGAGAAGCTCGTATACATGCTCGGCATGTACGAGGCTCTCAGCGACGCCGCGCCCAGCCTCCTGCTCTTGTTCAACGGGGCGCGCAAGGAGCTCGTCGCTGAGCGGACACAGGATATCCTCACCAAATTGGCCGACGCGATGAAGCTTATGGTCAGCGGCGTCGTGGCCAAGGTCCAAGGCGACTGCCCGCGCACGCCGAGTGCGGCGGGCGGCGTCCACCCGCTGGCACGCGAAGCCATGAGCTGCGTGGAGCTGCTGGCGAGGCACCGCACCACGCTGGAGTTGATCCTCGCGGACGGCGGCGAACGCGACGCCCCCGCGggctccctcgccgccggcctcgTCGCGGAGCTGATCGCAGGCCTGGAACGCAACCTGCAGCGGAAACTCGCGGTCGCCTGCGCGGACGCGGGAGGCTCGCGGCACCTCTTCCTGGCAAACAACATCAGCTTCATACTGAgccgcgccgccgacgccggcggcgTGGCGTCCCTGCTCGGGGATGCGTGGGCCGCGCGGCGCCGGGGCCGGCTCGCGCAGCACGTAGCGAGCTACGTCGAGTCGTCGTGGGGGCCGGCCGTCGCTCTCCTGGAGACGCCCGTGTGTGGCAGGGGCAAGCCGGCGAAAATTCTGGCGGAGTTCAACGCCGCGTTTACCAGAGCGCGCGACAGCGAGGTGTGCCGCCAGGTTCCGGATCCCACGCTCCGAGCGGCCCTGCGGAATGCCGTGTCGGAGATGGTGGTTCCTGCATACTGCGCGTTTCTGCAGAAGCACCCCAAGGTTGGGACATCCGTCAGGTACACGGCTGATGATGTGACCGAATCCTTGTCGGAATTGTTCGAAGGAGAAGCCGCGGATGGCAGGAAATCCTAG